In a single window of the Calderihabitans maritimus genome:
- the dpsA gene encoding dipicolinate synthase subunit DpsA: MPGDLTGIKVAVIGGDRRELFLIEELLSRGAQVKVVGLPPHEMLKGVKVVDTIKHCVSGADVIILPMPGTDEKGNVRAPYAEKPLFLTEEIVKDIPRNVPIFIGVAKPFLKFWAQKYELRLVEVAEKDEVAIWNSIPSAEGAIQIAMEQLPITIHNSRSYVLGFGRVGITLARMLHGIGAKVTVVARKEADLARCFELGYSTCDFYQLPSRIKEADVVFNTVPALVLTEEILVNVSPETLIIDLASSPGGTDFRAAEKLGIKAILAPGLPGKVAPKTAGRILAQVIPRLISQELELTARRCLA, from the coding sequence ATGCCTGGCGATCTAACGGGGATTAAAGTGGCCGTAATAGGTGGAGACCGACGAGAATTGTTTCTCATTGAAGAACTGCTTAGTAGAGGAGCTCAGGTGAAAGTTGTTGGTCTTCCTCCTCATGAGATGCTTAAAGGAGTTAAGGTCGTCGATACTATTAAACATTGCGTCTCTGGTGCTGATGTTATCATTTTACCCATGCCGGGAACTGATGAAAAGGGAAACGTCCGGGCTCCATATGCGGAAAAACCGCTTTTCCTTACAGAAGAAATAGTAAAAGATATACCTCGAAACGTTCCCATATTTATAGGTGTAGCCAAACCTTTTCTTAAATTTTGGGCCCAGAAGTATGAGTTGCGTCTCGTAGAAGTTGCGGAGAAAGACGAAGTTGCCATCTGGAATTCCATTCCTTCCGCCGAAGGCGCCATTCAAATAGCTATGGAACAACTTCCTATTACTATCCATAACAGTAGAAGCTATGTGCTAGGGTTTGGCCGAGTGGGGATAACTTTAGCCCGTATGCTTCACGGAATAGGAGCCAAAGTTACCGTTGTAGCTCGTAAGGAAGCGGATCTGGCACGTTGCTTTGAATTAGGTTACAGTACCTGCGATTTTTATCAACTGCCCAGCCGGATAAAAGAGGCGGATGTTGTCTTTAATACGGTACCTGCTTTAGTCTTGACGGAGGAAATCCTGGTTAATGTTTCGCCAGAGACTCTAATTATTGATTTAGCTTCATCTCCTGGCGGTACCGATTTTCGAGCTGCCGAAAAACTGGGTATAAAGGCTATCCTGGCTCCCGGTTTACCGGGAAAGGTGGCTCCTAAGACGGCTGGTAGGATATTGGCCCAGGTAATCCCTAGGTTAATCAGCCAGGAATTAGAATTAACCGCACGGAGGTGCTTGGCATGA
- a CDS encoding dipicolinate synthase subunit B, with translation MRLKGLKVGFALTGSHCTLGTIMQEIERLVSEGAEVVPIISETVNQFDTRFGTTEHWKKELRRITSQEIISSIVDAEPIGPGKLFDVVVIAPCTGNTLAKLANGITDTPVLMAAKAQLRNQRPVVIAVSTNDGLSMNARNIGLLLNTKNIYLVPFGQDNPQQKANSLVAHMDLILETIVEALQGRQIQPVLREYRIDG, from the coding sequence ATGAGGCTAAAGGGTTTGAAGGTTGGCTTTGCCCTGACAGGTTCTCATTGTACATTAGGAACAATAATGCAAGAAATAGAAAGATTGGTATCAGAAGGTGCCGAAGTAGTACCTATCATTTCTGAAACGGTAAATCAGTTTGACACTCGTTTTGGAACGACTGAGCATTGGAAAAAGGAACTGAGGCGGATAACTTCCCAAGAAATTATCTCCAGTATAGTTGATGCCGAGCCGATTGGGCCTGGAAAATTGTTCGACGTGGTAGTTATCGCTCCTTGTACGGGAAATACCTTGGCCAAACTGGCTAACGGGATCACCGATACTCCGGTGCTAATGGCAGCCAAAGCTCAGTTGCGCAATCAGCGTCCTGTAGTCATTGCAGTTTCTACCAATGATGGACTGAGTATGAACGCTCGTAATATTGGATTGCTTCTCAACACAAAAAATATTTATCTCGTACCTTTTGGCCAGGATAATCCGCAACAAAAAGCTAATTCTTTAGTTGCTCACATGGATTTGATATTGGAAACGATAGTGGAAGCACTACAAGGGCGCCAGATACAACCAGTTTTGAGGGAATACCGAATTGACGGCTGA
- the dapB gene encoding 4-hydroxy-tetrahydrodipicolinate reductase has translation MNDKVRVIVTGATGRMGKEVVKGILNDPELLLVGAIDLRFLEQDIGPLVGMNPAGVYVREDLKKTILESKPDVMVDFTIADAAVENAIIALENGVYPVIGTTGMNEEQLERIHLLCEQRGLAAVIAPNFAIGAVLMMRFAREAAKYFPQVEIIELHHDQKLDAPSGTALKTAEMLMEERQVINPTEDNSYEKIKGVRGGDYKGIRIHSIRLPGLVAHQEVIFGGLGQTLSLRHDSINRESFIPGVLLAIKKVKRMKGVIYGLENLLE, from the coding sequence TTGAACGATAAGGTTAGGGTTATAGTTACCGGGGCTACGGGCCGGATGGGTAAAGAAGTAGTGAAAGGAATACTAAACGATCCAGAACTTTTACTGGTAGGTGCAATAGACCTGCGTTTTTTGGAACAGGACATTGGCCCGTTGGTAGGGATGAATCCAGCAGGAGTTTATGTTAGGGAAGACCTGAAGAAAACAATTCTGGAAAGCAAACCTGATGTGATGGTGGATTTTACCATAGCAGACGCTGCAGTAGAGAATGCCATCATCGCCTTAGAAAATGGCGTATATCCGGTTATAGGTACCACGGGTATGAATGAAGAACAGTTAGAAAGAATTCATCTTTTATGCGAACAAAGAGGACTGGCTGCGGTAATAGCTCCCAATTTTGCCATCGGTGCTGTTTTGATGATGCGGTTCGCGCGGGAAGCTGCCAAGTATTTTCCCCAAGTGGAGATTATTGAACTCCATCATGACCAGAAGTTAGACGCTCCTTCAGGTACAGCCTTAAAAACGGCGGAAATGTTAATGGAGGAGAGACAAGTAATAAATCCCACCGAGGATAACTCGTATGAAAAAATAAAAGGAGTTAGAGGTGGTGACTACAAGGGAATTCGAATTCATAGTATTCGTCTGCCGGGACTTGTGGCCCACCAGGAGGTGATTTTTGGCGGTCTAGGCCAAACTTTGAGCCTTCGCCACGATTCCATCAATCGGGAGTCTTTCATTCCTGGCGTGCTGTTAGCGATAAAAAAAGTTAAAAGGATGAAAGGGGTGATTTATGGATTGGAGAATTTACTTGAGTAA